The Kiritimatiellales bacterium genomic sequence CCGAGGTTCACAATATAGTTGCGTACGGCCAGCGCGCGGCGCTCGCCGAGTGCGAGGTTGTATTCGCGGCTGCCGCGTTCATCACAGTGGCCTTCAACAATCAGCCGGTAGGAGCTGTTCTGTTTCAGATAGTTAGCGGCGGCTTCGGCTTTGCCGCGTTCGCCGGCGGAAATCTGAGAACTGTCGTAGGCAAAGTAAAGTGTCTGGAGCTGTCCACGGTATTCACTGCCGCCGGTCCAGTGCGCATCGCCCAGCGGCACATTACCCTGATCAATATCCCATTGTGTGAATGTGCCGGTGCCGTCAAGTCCGTACAGACCGGCGGGGTTTTTATTCGATTTGCAACCGGTCAGCGCTGACACGGCGAGAACGAGACTTAGACCAATCAACCAGAAAATGCTCTTCTTCATACTTGCTGCAACCTTTCTTTCCAAACCTGTTTTCTACTTCGCAGGAGAACTTGCCGGCGAATACCAGTCTCCGCCACCTTGGAGCAAAATTACCGGAGCATCGCCGCGCGTGTCAAGGAGGTAGAGCGCCGATTGATGCGCCGCTGTGCGTGCACAGACAATGTGCCGGCCGTCCGGCATCCATGATGGATCTTCATAGTCCGCGCCGTCGTTCGGCAGATAGGTGGTCTGTCCGGTAACCGGATGAATCACTGCGATATGATAGCGTCCGCCGGAACGGCTGGAGCAGACAATCATGCCATTGGCACCCCATTCCGGCGCAACGTTTTCCGTGCCGCGCGAACTGATCCGGCGCGGGCGCCCGCCGGTACGGCTGATAATGTAAAGCTGCGGGCCGCCGCTCTGATCAGAAACATAAACCAGACTCTGCCCGTCCGGCGACCATGCCGGGCTCGACTCCACCTCCGGCGACGTATATGTCAGGCGTGTCAGTTTTCCACTGCGCAGATTTTTCAGATAAAGCTCCGGATTACCGTCTTTCGAGAGAATCAGTGCGAGGTCGCGGCCGTCCGGCGCAATCGCGGCACCGGTATTCAGTCCCGCATAATTGGCGAGCAGTTCGCGCCGGCCGGTTTGCAGATGTGTGCGGTATACATCAGGGAAACCGCGCAGATAAGAAGTAAACAGGATACTGCTGCCATCCGGCGTCCAGCGCGGGCGAACGATGATTCTCCCGTCGCGCGTAATCTGCTGCAGACTGCCGCCGTCGGCATCACATAAATAAAGTTCTTTTGCGCCGGAGCGCGTGCCGACGCTCACAATTTTTGCTGCCGCAAAACCTTTGTGTCCCGTCAGCGCCAGCACGATTTCATCGGCCGCGGCATGCGCCAGCGAGCGCACGCCGGCGGGAGTGGAACTATAGCTTTTAGCAAATATGCGCTGGTTATCCGCGCGCCGGTAAACCTGACAGACCGCTTTTACATTGCCGGCATCCTGATTGACCGTGCCGATCAAACGAAAATCCGTGCTGCCGCCGCGGGCGATGTCAAACCAGCCCGACCGTTTTAAATCCTGTTCAAGCGTCTGGTAAAACTGTTGTGAAACACCGTCCGGCGCTGCGCGCATACCGGAAAAATCAATGCCGGTTTTGCGGCTCACAGGTTTAATCACATTGACCTGAGCTCCGGTAATTCCGGCGGTAAAAAGGACAAGCAGCAGGAAAAAAAAATTGCGTTTCATAATGCCCATGCTTAACGCAAATGCGGCTGGTTTGTCAAAAATCAAAACCTGTTTTCTTTAGACCAGCGGCGACTTACCGCCGCTTTAGCCGCGGCGGACGGCGGCAGCGCGTAGTCTATCCGCGTAAAACACCGGCTTGCTTGCGTATTTTTCAAAATAAAAAAGCGGCGGTAACGCGAAAGCGCACCGCCGCACTCCAAAACATGTGCTTGCTTAACCGGCGCTGATTGCATTGACCGGACAGACGCTTTCGCACGCGCCGCAGTCGATGCAGGTTGCCGGATCAATTACATATTTTCCGTCACCGGCGCTGATCGCATTCGTCGGGCAGACGCTTTCACAGGCACCGCACATCGTGCAGTCATTTGAAATCACATAGGCCATCGATTACCTCCTTATGTTTGAATAGAACGCTCTACGATTTAAAGTTTAGAAATATATCATCTGCATTTTTAGTTTCATTCCTAAAACGCCGTGTGTTATACATTATATCTGAATTAAGTATAAACAAGCGAAATCCGCATGATGAATAAAAACAAACGCTCAGTTTCGATAGATAACTCCGCAAACGAGGCCTGGCCGCTGTTCGTGGAATTCCTGAAACAGAAAGGTTCGCGTATTACACAGGCGCGCCGGATTGTATTCAATCGTGTTTTTGCACGCCACGACCATTTCCGTGCCGACGATCTCGCCGCCGAACTCGCGTCAGGCCCTGATCACGTCAGTCGCGGTACCGTTTACCGCACGCTCGACCTGATGGTGGAGGCAGGCTTTGTGCAGAAAATCCGCGATCGCGACGTACATGCGCACTACGAACATATTTACGGTCATGGTCCGCACCACCATCTGATTTGCGAAGAAACCGGTGAGTTCATCGAGTTTGTCAGTGATACGATCATCAAAGAAATTGATCGTATTTGCAAAGAACGTGGATTCAAGCAGCATTCGCACCGGCTTGTTGTGTTTGGAACGCCGGTAAATTAGTTAATCGTTCAATAAGCCTGTTGTGTAAATTTTGTCATGTGCCCGGCCGGAAAATTTCCAGCAAAAGAACCTTGATTGTCATTCACCGGCAGCTAACATGCATCCTTTTCGTTGCGGGTGTAGCTCAATGGTAGAGCCCCAGCCTTCCAAGCTGGTTGTGAGGGTTCGATTCCCTTCACCCGCTCCAATTCATCGATTCCTTAGAAAAGTTGCATTTTTCGAAGGAATACGTCATTTTGCTACACGCGCTTGCTGCACAAATGGAGCAGAAACATGGTTGTCAGCATGAAGATAGAGAATGTCATTTTAAGAGGAAAGGTCTTCTACTTTCGGATGAGGGTTCCGAAGGATTGTCAGCCCGCAATCGGGAAGCGCGAGATCGTTCAGCCGTTGAAGACCGACTGGAACTTGATACAACGCCGCCGCCCCTTGCTTCGACCGAAGTAAAAACCCATCTATTGCCAACTCCGTTCCAAGTACGTCTTTACGATCTTCCAAGCCTTTTTGCCGGTAAGCTACATGCGATGTTGTTTCGTGACTGGAAAAGCCGGGTCAAGGGACGGGATTTCTATGACTTTATCTGGTACGTCAGCCGTCGTGTGCCGGTGAATCTTCCTCACCTGGAGGCTCGAGTCATGCAAAGTGAAGGACAGCAAGCAGGGCGGCTCACGATCACCGCTGTGCAGGTTCTACTTAGAGAGCGTATTCACGGCATTGACATCGCTGCTGCTGCTGAAGACGTCCAGCCGTTTCTGCGCGATCCCCGTGAGCTTCAACTCTGGAACGAGGATTTTTTCATGCAGTTGATTCCAGATGTACGAACTGTTGAAAGCTGAAACGGTTTGAGTGCTGGTGTTTTATTTTTAGTAATATTAAGCCGCCACAATCTAAAAAAATACTGCTGTTTCCGGCACCTATTTATGCATTAAACCCTGAGTAGACTCCATCGATGCGCCTGCCAGCCGGATTTTGACCTGCTGGTTTTCAGCGGTGAGTACGGTCACAGTGTCTCCGTCCGCAATGGCCACGACCTTGGCGGGGTAGCCGAAGGCGGAGAATGTCAGCAGGGAGAACAAG encodes the following:
- the pal gene encoding peptidoglycan-associated lipoprotein Pal; translated protein: MKKSIFWLIGLSLVLAVSALTGCKSNKNPAGLYGLDGTGTFTQWDIDQGNVPLGDAHWTGGSEYRGQLQTLYFAYDSSQISAGERGKAEAAANYLKQNSSYRLIVEGHCDERGSREYNLALGERRALAVRNYIVNLGIDAGRIQTKSLGKEQPANPGHDEAAWSQNRRAEFVLYY
- a CDS encoding 4Fe-4S binding protein — protein: MAYVISNDCTMCGACESVCPTNAISAGDGKYVIDPATCIDCGACESVCPVNAISAG
- a CDS encoding transcriptional repressor, with product MMNKNKRSVSIDNSANEAWPLFVEFLKQKGSRITQARRIVFNRVFARHDHFRADDLAAELASGPDHVSRGTVYRTLDLMVEAGFVQKIRDRDVHAHYEHIYGHGPHHHLICEETGEFIEFVSDTIIKEIDRICKERGFKQHSHRLVVFGTPVN
- a CDS encoding nucleotidyl transferase AbiEii/AbiGii toxin family protein, coding for MEQKHGCQHEDRECHFKRKGLLLSDEGSEGLSARNREARDRSAVEDRLELDTTPPPLASTEVKTHLLPTPFQVRLYDLPSLFAGKLHAMLFRDWKSRVKGRDFYDFIWYVSRRVPVNLPHLEARVMQSEGQQAGRLTITAVQVLLRERIHGIDIAAAAEDVQPFLRDPRELQLWNEDFFMQLIPDVRTVES